A single genomic interval of Rhodopseudomonas palustris harbors:
- a CDS encoding response regulator: MSRSQVVAEHLPLLRRYARALTGSQTSGDAYVGAMLEALLQDPALLDERHGPRPGLFRLFTQIWNSVALNDDADVRTLPMPSERRLSAITPLPRQAFLLLSLEGFSEEEVAFVLQVDVAEVRQLVETAGKEMAEEIATDVLIIEDETFIAMDLESLIKGLGHNVIGVARTHADAIALAKTQKPGLILADIQLADGSSGLDAVNELLRTFEVPVVFITAYPERFLTGERPEPAFLISKPFQPAMVSAVASQALFFQRNSRNRKPSAVAS; the protein is encoded by the coding sequence ATGTCGAGATCACAGGTTGTTGCAGAGCATTTGCCCTTGCTGCGCCGCTACGCGCGCGCGCTAACCGGTAGCCAGACCTCCGGCGACGCCTATGTGGGCGCCATGCTGGAGGCATTGCTCCAGGATCCGGCCCTGCTCGACGAGCGGCACGGTCCCCGGCCGGGTCTTTTCCGTTTGTTTACCCAGATTTGGAACTCCGTCGCCCTGAACGACGACGCAGACGTGCGAACCCTGCCGATGCCGTCGGAGCGGCGGCTGTCGGCGATCACGCCGCTGCCGCGTCAGGCGTTTCTGCTGTTGTCGCTGGAAGGCTTTTCCGAAGAGGAAGTCGCCTTCGTGCTCCAGGTCGATGTCGCCGAGGTCCGGCAGCTGGTCGAGACCGCCGGCAAGGAGATGGCCGAAGAGATCGCCACCGACGTCCTGATTATCGAGGACGAGACCTTCATCGCGATGGATCTCGAGAGCCTCATCAAGGGCTTGGGCCACAACGTCATCGGTGTTGCCCGGACCCATGCCGACGCGATCGCGCTCGCGAAGACGCAGAAGCCCGGTCTGATTCTGGCGGATATTCAGCTCGCCGACGGCAGCTCCGGCCTGGATGCGGTCAACGAGCTGCTGCGAACCTTTGAAGTGCCTGTGGTGTTCATCACGGCTTATCCGGAGCGTTTCCTCACAGGTGAACGCCCCGAGCCCGCCTTCCTGATCTCCAAGCCGTTCCAGCCGGCGATGGTGTCGGCAGTGGCAAGCCAGGCGCTGTTCTTCCAGCGCAACTCCCGAAACCGGAAGCCCAGCGCCGTCGCATCCTGA
- a CDS encoding AI-2E family transporter, producing the protein MTQTLGGPLRALPEPTGTPLPDSQDERPPLIRRTEVVTFTLVALLVILLVGLLYVGKPFFLPMVTAFVVGTMVSPAASFLERFRIPRAVSAVLIVTLGLGTVIFMIGLISAPLIEWSSRIPEIGSLLRDKLHVLDRPLQMWRQIQSSLSGSESLPQPSVQMPKIDWVFEFLSPTLTEVLLFLVMLVLFVAGWKDLRRSLVMNFAGREARLRTLRILNEIEGSLGAYLLTVTVINLCYGAATGLLCAAAGMPNPAGLGALAAVLNFIPIIGPFVMFVIMTVVGIISMPTLGAGLLAPFGFVLLTFFEGHFITPTIIGRRLSLNTLAVFITLAFWTWLWGPMGSFLASPLLIVGLVLKEHLMPEDSPQLPGSD; encoded by the coding sequence ATGACTCAGACGCTGGGTGGTCCATTGCGTGCGCTTCCCGAGCCTACCGGCACGCCGCTCCCCGACAGCCAGGACGAGCGGCCGCCGCTGATCAGGCGGACGGAAGTCGTCACGTTCACCCTCGTCGCCCTGTTAGTGATCTTGCTGGTCGGCCTGCTGTATGTCGGCAAGCCTTTCTTCCTGCCGATGGTGACCGCCTTCGTGGTCGGCACCATGGTGTCGCCGGCCGCGAGCTTCTTGGAGCGCTTTCGGATTCCGCGCGCGGTCAGCGCAGTGCTGATCGTGACGCTCGGGCTCGGCACCGTGATCTTCATGATCGGGCTGATCTCTGCGCCGCTGATCGAGTGGAGCAGCCGCATCCCCGAGATCGGCTCATTGCTGCGCGACAAGCTGCACGTGCTCGATCGGCCGCTGCAGATGTGGCGGCAGATCCAGAGCTCGCTGAGCGGCTCCGAAAGCCTGCCGCAGCCGTCCGTGCAGATGCCGAAGATCGACTGGGTGTTCGAGTTTCTCTCCCCGACGCTCACCGAGGTTCTGCTGTTTCTGGTGATGCTGGTGCTGTTCGTGGCGGGCTGGAAAGACCTGCGGCGCTCGCTGGTAATGAACTTCGCCGGGCGCGAAGCCCGGCTACGCACGCTGCGGATCCTCAACGAGATCGAGGGCAGCCTTGGCGCCTATCTGCTGACGGTCACCGTCATCAACCTGTGCTACGGCGCCGCCACCGGCCTGCTCTGCGCTGCCGCGGGAATGCCGAACCCCGCGGGTCTCGGCGCGCTGGCAGCGGTACTGAATTTCATCCCGATCATCGGGCCGTTCGTGATGTTCGTGATCATGACGGTGGTCGGCATCATCAGTATGCCGACGCTCGGCGCCGGCCTACTCGCTCCGTTCGGCTTCGTGCTGCTGACGTTCTTCGAAGGGCATTTCATCACGCCGACCATCATCGGCCGCCGGCTGTCGCTGAATACGCTGGCGGTGTTCATCACCCTAGCGTTCTGGACTTGGCTGTGGGGACCGATGGGGAGTTTTCTGGCCTCGCCGCTGCTGATCGTCGGTCTGGTGCTCAAGGAGCATCTGATGCCCGAGGACAGCCCGCAACTTCCCGGCAGCGACTGA
- a CDS encoding L,D-transpeptidase, which yields MTSTMLSAFVPQRGRAFTPVAATAAALLLALALPATPAAAQALGYAAQSPQFAPFETDESVIAPTDNDVSVDAGEDAQLPDRLRRTVISYPTKEPAGTIVIDTANTYLYYVLGGGRAIRYGVGVGREGFTWAGVQTITRKAEWPDWRPPAEMIARQPYLPRFMAGGPGNPLGARAMYLGSTTYRIHGTNDPSTIGKFVSSGCIRLTNEDVEDLFGRAGIGTRVVVLPKSASRPIEARSTVRPGRQAMNISISSID from the coding sequence ATGACCTCCACGATGCTGTCTGCATTCGTCCCGCAGCGGGGACGCGCGTTCACCCCGGTGGCGGCGACCGCAGCCGCGCTGCTCCTGGCGCTGGCGCTTCCGGCGACACCGGCCGCCGCACAGGCGCTCGGCTACGCCGCGCAGTCCCCACAATTTGCACCTTTCGAGACCGACGAGTCGGTGATCGCGCCCACTGATAACGACGTCTCTGTCGATGCCGGCGAGGATGCTCAATTGCCCGACCGGCTGCGGCGCACGGTGATCAGCTATCCGACCAAAGAGCCGGCCGGCACGATCGTGATCGATACTGCCAACACCTATCTGTACTACGTGCTCGGCGGTGGCCGAGCGATCCGTTACGGCGTCGGTGTCGGCCGTGAGGGCTTCACCTGGGCGGGCGTGCAGACCATCACCCGTAAGGCGGAGTGGCCGGATTGGCGCCCGCCGGCCGAGATGATCGCGCGCCAGCCGTATCTGCCGCGTTTCATGGCCGGCGGCCCGGGTAATCCGCTCGGTGCGCGGGCGATGTATCTCGGCTCCACCACCTATCGCATCCACGGCACCAATGATCCGTCCACGATCGGCAAGTTCGTCTCCTCGGGCTGCATCCGGCTGACCAACGAGGACGTCGAAGACCTGTTCGGCCGCGCCGGGATCGGGACACGCGTGGTGGTGCTGCCGAAGTCGGCCTCGCGTCCGATCGAAGCACGCTCGACCGTGCGGCCCGGCCGGCAGGCCATGAACATTTCGATCTCGTCGATCGACTAA
- a CDS encoding sigma-70 family RNA polymerase sigma factor, with protein sequence MPLTDSLRDDILAAVPSLRAFAISLSGNADRADDLVQETLLRALANIDSFQPGSNLPAWLFTILRNLFRSDYRKRRREVEDADGSYAKTLKSQPGQTAHLEFEEFRAALDKLPQDQREALILVGASGFSYEDAAAICGCAVGTIKSRVNRARSKLSALLYVDGAEDFGPDDTVRAVIGGNG encoded by the coding sequence ATGCCTCTCACCGATTCCCTTCGTGACGATATTCTCGCCGCGGTGCCGAGTTTGCGCGCGTTCGCGATCTCTCTGAGCGGCAACGCCGATCGAGCCGACGATCTCGTTCAGGAAACCCTGCTGCGGGCGCTCGCCAACATCGACTCGTTTCAGCCGGGCTCCAACCTGCCCGCCTGGTTATTCACGATCCTGCGCAACCTGTTCCGCTCCGACTATCGCAAGCGGCGCCGGGAAGTCGAGGATGCCGATGGCAGCTACGCCAAGACGCTGAAGTCGCAGCCTGGACAGACCGCGCATCTGGAGTTCGAGGAATTCCGCGCCGCCCTCGACAAGCTGCCGCAGGACCAGCGTGAAGCGCTTATCTTGGTGGGGGCGTCGGGCTTCTCCTACGAAGACGCCGCGGCGATCTGCGGCTGTGCGGTCGGTACCATCAAGAGCCGCGTCAACCGAGCCAGGTCGAAGCTTAGTGCGCTGCTCTATGTCGACGGTGCTGAAGACTTCGGACCCGACGACACTGTCCGTGCCGTGATCGGCGGTAACGGCTGA
- a CDS encoding NepR family anti-sigma factor: MQEFKAQTMKKSAPGTKGGLNAEIQARIGHQLRAMYDDVVRQGVPDRFAELIKKLDDPATGTDTTTEGRE, translated from the coding sequence ATGCAAGAATTCAAGGCGCAAACCATGAAGAAGTCGGCTCCAGGCACTAAGGGAGGTCTTAACGCCGAAATCCAGGCCCGGATCGGACATCAATTGCGCGCGATGTACGACGACGTGGTGCGGCAGGGCGTTCCTGATCGGTTCGCAGAACTGATCAAGAAACTGGATGATCCTGCCACCGGGACGGACACGACCACCGAGGGGAGGGAATAA